Proteins from a genomic interval of Methanoplanus endosymbiosus:
- a CDS encoding helix-turn-helix transcriptional regulator, translating into MLTNTGEIIAKAIELLITDYYTKCYPEDSEKYTCEKAQNCSDKKCKDKEFIEDSKNSDLNNTVYLLENSKNFNKSLEDIQTIFRSGHLIKILLCFQENKVDRYELKNNIGIKNSNTATFTNKIRWLTEKKILIERRNTLLVNKKFEDNIIKIQNIIKSTVLIINHGDYLNNHTIKELPEFAQNNMCGLYNSEYICNSPKDPYKYNNLNKSIILEAEEINSISNHIAGEYLDPLINKAQSDIKINAIITKYSISHIYGEPAIRDLIEQNKFDNVKLMVTDHPIFFIMTVTDKTLIIRFSSTTDGAFDTSRGLISTSEEAINWGMELYEHYQKDAIPICDYINHKNSGI; encoded by the coding sequence TTGCTGACAAATACAGGTGAAATAATAGCCAAGGCAATTGAATTATTAATAACCGATTACTACACCAAATGTTACCCGGAGGATTCAGAAAAATACACCTGCGAAAAAGCACAAAATTGTTCAGATAAAAAATGTAAAGATAAAGAATTTATTGAAGATTCCAAAAATTCAGACTTAAACAATACAGTATATCTACTTGAAAATTCAAAAAACTTCAATAAATCACTTGAAGATATCCAGACGATATTCAGATCAGGTCATCTCATAAAAATATTGCTTTGTTTTCAGGAAAATAAAGTAGATCGCTATGAACTAAAAAATAATATAGGCATAAAAAACTCAAACACGGCCACATTCACAAACAAAATAAGATGGCTGACAGAAAAAAAAATTCTTATTGAAAGAAGAAATACCCTTCTGGTAAATAAAAAATTTGAAGATAATATAATAAAAATTCAGAATATAATAAAATCCACTGTATTAATCATTAACCATGGTGATTACCTAAATAATCATACCATAAAAGAACTCCCCGAATTTGCTCAGAATAACATGTGCGGTCTGTATAACTCAGAATATATCTGTAATTCACCAAAAGATCCATATAAATATAACAACCTGAACAAGAGTATAATTCTTGAAGCTGAAGAGATAAATTCTATATCAAATCATATAGCAGGGGAATATTTAGATCCACTTATCAACAAAGCACAATCAGACATAAAAATTAATGCAATCATAACAAAATATTCCATATCACATATTTATGGTGAACCGGCAATAAGAGATCTGATTGAACAGAATAAATTTGATAATGTAAAACTCATGGTTACAGATCACCCCATATTTTTTATCATGACAGTCACAGACAAAACCCTCATAATAAGATTCTCCTCCACAACCGACGGAGCATTCGACACCTCACGCGGCCTGATATCCACATCAGAAGAGGCAATAAACTGGGGCATGGAACTCTACGAACACTACCAAAAAGATGCCATCCCCATCTGTGATTACATCAATCACAAAAATTCCGGAATATAA
- a CDS encoding S8 family peptidase, with translation MNKKGVVRLKDFKVLYFAAILLFIGIAIITPVSAVDDVFVSDLVNYEGKEFLDVFEPVDKNNLTDSEKKLSTNLQYLVDSDIRPSPEDMRNVVEGMIELDQFIPESYGFSANEGDFEEDIVYVYIYLNPGYSTSVIDPYVNEIKGRDEQFHYVAAYVNVGNLNEIASLDSVRFINEVLPPVVNSGSVESEGDLILKTKELREATEFTGEGIKIGIISDGVDHLSDSQATGDLPSNVHVLNNRRGGDEGTAMLEIVHDMAPGAELYFHDAGSNTIEFNGAIDALVEAGCDIVCDDVGWRFEPFFEDGPVASHVDEILKNNDILYISSAGNGAKEHYQGMFYDSGSGWHDFSSGTSETPDLYQAVLPDSLIIIVLQWDDKFSGSNNDYNLYLVDITGSAPVLLAKSIIRQDGSEPPLEIIVYKNPTSTTKTTTIWVNKYSGVNKELELFVDSSYNYNNNMVTSDSIFGHPAVEDVIAVGAIDASDSGNDEIEDFSSQGPVTICYPSSEQRNKPDIAGIDGVSITGAGDFGSVSGDKHLFFGTSASAPGIAGLLGLIMDACPDKTPDEIKQALYSTADDLGDSGFDYEFGNGRANAVELFDSLEPTPTPTPTPTPTPTPTPTPTPTPTPTPTPTPTPTPTPTPTPTPTPTPTPTPTPTPTPTPTPTPTPTPTPGDGEWTIPLCYEFSSPSGRHTDFSGLAFGTKNGATDGYDEGIDTRAAPADPDGYTQYFKLTGSNTKLYKDFRAIIDDTNNENSWTLKLVCGDAEEEITRDVTLSWDTSELNEDISCLTLDVSGEKIDMTTQSSYTFETSELSNIVEIKAGSTSSIDIPLKNGWNFISIPLSDAIITPGDGVDSTVFLYDSSIHNYDTISINNMELGAGYWIYANKDTSVNIVGIPVSEYSSDLKAGWNTIGSLSKTTTTDALITDPDNSLGVEFFCYSTEVKNYEDVSNIDSGMGIWAWANNDCNLYCS, from the coding sequence ATGAACAAAAAAGGGGTTGTTCGTTTAAAAGATTTTAAGGTGCTATATTTTGCAGCTATTCTTTTATTTATTGGTATAGCGATTATAACGCCGGTTTCAGCGGTTGATGATGTTTTTGTTTCAGACCTGGTTAATTATGAGGGAAAAGAATTCCTGGATGTATTTGAACCGGTTGATAAAAATAATCTTACAGATTCTGAAAAAAAATTATCTACAAATCTTCAATATCTGGTTGATAGTGACATTCGACCCTCTCCTGAAGATATGAGGAATGTTGTTGAAGGAATGATTGAGCTGGATCAGTTTATTCCGGAAAGTTATGGATTCTCTGCCAATGAAGGTGATTTTGAAGAAGATATTGTGTATGTATATATCTATCTCAATCCGGGTTATTCAACTTCGGTAATCGATCCTTATGTTAATGAAATAAAAGGAAGAGATGAACAATTCCATTATGTAGCAGCTTATGTCAATGTTGGGAATTTAAATGAGATTGCTTCTCTTGATTCAGTCAGATTTATCAATGAAGTATTACCCCCGGTTGTAAATTCCGGTTCTGTTGAATCTGAGGGAGATTTAATTCTTAAGACAAAGGAACTGAGGGAAGCAACGGAATTTACAGGCGAAGGTATAAAAATTGGAATTATATCTGATGGTGTGGACCATCTGTCTGATTCACAGGCTACAGGAGATCTACCCTCTAATGTACATGTTTTAAATAACAGACGCGGTGGCGATGAAGGTACTGCCATGCTTGAAATTGTTCATGATATGGCACCAGGTGCGGAACTGTATTTCCATGACGCAGGATCAAATACAATCGAATTCAATGGAGCTATTGATGCCCTTGTCGAAGCAGGCTGTGACATTGTTTGTGATGATGTCGGTTGGAGGTTTGAACCATTTTTTGAAGATGGACCAGTTGCATCACATGTTGATGAAATTTTAAAAAATAATGATATTTTATATATTTCATCAGCAGGAAATGGTGCAAAAGAACATTATCAGGGTATGTTTTATGATTCTGGGAGTGGTTGGCATGACTTTAGTTCCGGAACTTCTGAGACTCCTGATCTCTATCAGGCAGTATTGCCAGATTCACTCATCATAATAGTTTTACAATGGGACGATAAATTTTCAGGATCAAATAATGATTATAATTTATACTTAGTTGATATTACGGGTTCTGCTCCAGTTTTATTGGCAAAAAGTATAATTCGTCAGGATGGTTCTGAACCACCTCTAGAAATTATAGTTTATAAAAATCCAACCAGTACTACTAAAACAACTACAATATGGGTTAATAAGTATTCGGGAGTAAATAAAGAGTTGGAATTGTTTGTCGATAGTTCATACAATTATAATAATAATATGGTTACATCGGATTCAATATTTGGTCATCCTGCTGTAGAAGATGTCATTGCTGTTGGAGCGATTGACGCTTCGGATTCCGGGAATGATGAAATAGAGGATTTTTCATCTCAGGGGCCGGTAACAATTTGTTATCCATCCTCTGAACAGAGAAATAAACCAGATATTGCAGGGATTGACGGTGTAAGTATCACAGGAGCCGGTGATTTTGGATCTGTATCCGGCGATAAACATCTATTCTTTGGTACCAGTGCATCAGCACCTGGAATTGCAGGTCTTCTTGGTCTGATAATGGATGCCTGCCCGGACAAAACTCCGGATGAAATAAAGCAGGCACTTTATTCCACGGCGGATGATCTGGGAGATTCAGGATTTGATTATGAATTTGGTAATGGACGTGCAAATGCAGTTGAGTTATTTGATTCTTTAGAACCAACACCAACACCAACACCAACACCAACACCAACACCAACACCAACACCAACACCAACACCAACACCAACACCAACACCAACACCAACACCAACACCAACACCAACACCAACACCAACACCAACACCAACACCAACACCAACACCAACACCAACACCAACACCAACACCAACACCAACACCAACACCAACACCAACACCAACACCAGGTGACGGAGAGTGGACAATTCCATTATGTTATGAATTTTCGTCTCCATCAGGACGACATACAGATTTTAGCGGACTTGCATTTGGAACTAAAAATGGTGCAACAGATGGTTATGATGAAGGAATTGATACTCGTGCAGCACCGGCAGATCCGGATGGATATACACAGTATTTCAAATTAACAGGTTCTAATACTAAATTGTACAAAGATTTCCGGGCGATCATTGATGATACCAACAATGAAAATTCCTGGACATTAAAACTTGTCTGTGGAGATGCTGAAGAGGAGATAACGAGAGATGTGACTTTATCCTGGGATACGTCTGAGTTAAATGAAGATATAAGTTGTCTGACTTTGGATGTTTCAGGAGAAAAAATCGATATGACCACTCAGTCCTCCTATACATTTGAAACCAGTGAACTCTCAAACATAGTTGAAATTAAAGCAGGTTCGACATCAAGTATAGATATTCCACTGAAAAATGGCTGGAATTTCATCTCGATTCCACTTAGTGATGCTATAATTACTCCTGGGGATGGGGTAGATTCTACAGTGTTCCTTTATGATTCCTCAATACATAATTACGATACTATTAGTATTAATAATATGGAGCTTGGTGCCGGTTACTGGATTTATGCAAATAAAGATACATCCGTAAACATTGTGGGCATACCAGTTTCAGAATATTCATCCGATCTTAAAGCCGGTTGGAATACAATTGGATCTCTCTCAAAGACAACAACAACAGATGCATTGATAACAGATCCTGATAATTCACTTGGCGTTGAATTTTTTTGTTATAGTACCGAAGTTAAGAATTATGAAGATGTCTCAAATATAGATTCTGGAATGGGAATCTGGGCTTGGGCTAACAATGACTGCAATCTATATTGCAGTTAA
- a CDS encoding Ig-like domain-containing protein: MKKIIIFLLGLALLSSAVSASDWQVNVTYKVDSTSGFVTNFDILALGTKTGATDGYDEGIDVHAPPKNPDGYDQYIKVSGCTDSFYKAFCSPLSSEVTTKEWKLYLVVGDKEEDATRDITLSWDSSNVPDEISVLTMNIGSETKDMLTETEWSFSRDGNELSTRAYINAEYRVQSTPVLTNITIEPSQVSVEEDNTQLFTATGYDQDGHEMTGLTFAWSSSNTTVGTVDSSTGLFTADNAGTTTVSATSGGKTGNAEVTVTRAAPVLTEITVNPAQATLLEGEKQQFTATGYDQYGSVITGISFSWTSSNTKVGTVVSSTGLFTADNAGTTTVSATSGGKTGNAEVTVTRAAPVLTEITVNPAQATLLEDEKQQFTATGYDQYGSVITGISFSWTSSNTTVGTVVSSTGLFTADNAGTTTVSATSGGKTGNAEVTVTRAAPVLTEITVNPAQATLLEDEKQQFTATGYDQYGSVITGISFSWTSSNTTVGTVVSSTGLFTADNAGTTTVSATSGGKTSNAQVTVTSMPMSEAMLSLLDLEVKKYSSGIVPLSIGNISNGEGFNVTISWDSKVIDVNTVRLNETAYGNLSLYYDLTENSAVIQISNPDKFNTVSSKPVVDLVYKAVGNKNDYSELSLCDASCSCSFNKYECFCMDGSVTIVGIKGDFNVNNEIDIGDSCRVAYMVADKTPVNIEADFNNDGKVDVGDAAKIAYFIIGKISSL; encoded by the coding sequence ATGAAAAAGATAATTATTTTTTTGCTTGGATTGGCACTTCTAAGTAGTGCGGTGAGTGCCTCAGATTGGCAGGTCAATGTTACTTATAAGGTTGATTCAACCTCAGGCTTTGTTACCAATTTCGATATACTTGCATTAGGTACAAAAACCGGTGCTACAGATGGTTATGATGAAGGAATTGATGTTCACGCACCTCCTAAAAATCCTGATGGCTATGATCAATATATTAAGGTATCCGGATGTACAGATTCCTTCTACAAAGCATTTTGTTCTCCTCTTTCATCAGAAGTTACGACAAAAGAATGGAAATTATATCTGGTTGTTGGAGATAAGGAAGAAGATGCAACAAGGGATATAACATTGTCATGGGATAGTAGTAATGTTCCTGATGAAATTTCTGTATTAACAATGAATATTGGTTCTGAGACGAAAGACATGCTTACAGAAACAGAGTGGTCATTTTCAAGAGATGGAAATGAACTCAGTACCAGGGCTTATATTAATGCTGAATATAGGGTACAATCAACACCGGTTTTGACCAATATTACAATCGAGCCTTCACAGGTAAGCGTTGAAGAAGATAATACTCAGCTGTTTACTGCAACCGGTTATGATCAGGATGGTCATGAGATGACCGGTTTGACATTTGCATGGTCCTCGTCCAACACGACAGTTGGGACCGTAGATTCATCAACAGGTCTCTTCACAGCTGATAATGCAGGAACTACGACTGTTTCAGCAACTTCCGGCGGAAAAACCGGTAATGCTGAGGTAACTGTTACAAGGGCAGCACCTGTTCTTACTGAAATTACAGTTAATCCAGCCCAGGCAACACTTTTAGAGGGTGAAAAGCAGCAGTTTACAGCAACCGGTTATGATCAATATGGCTCAGTAATTACAGGTATTTCATTTTCATGGACCTCGTCCAATACGAAAGTCGGAACCGTAGTTTCATCAACAGGACTTTTCACAGCCGATAATGCAGGAACCACAACAGTCTCTGCAACTTCCGGCGGAAAAACCGGTAATGCCGAGGTAACTGTTACAAGGGCAGCACCTGTTCTTACTGAAATTACAGTTAATCCGGCCCAGGCAACACTTTTAGAGGATGAAAAGCAGCAGTTTACAGCAACCGGTTATGATCAGTATGGCTCTGTTATAACAGGAATTTCATTTTCATGGACCTCGTCCAATACGACAGTCGGAACCGTAGTTTCATCAACAGGACTCTTCACAGCTGATAATGCAGGAACAACAACAGTCTCTGCCACTTCCGGCGGAAAAACCGGTAATGCCGAGGTAACTGTTACAAGGGCAGCACCTGTTCTTACTGAAATTACAGTTAATCCGGCCCAGGCAACACTTTTAGAGGATGAAAAGCAGCAGTTTACAGCAACCGGTTATGATCAGTATGGCTCTGTTATAACAGGAATTTCATTTTCATGGACCTCGTCCAATACGACAGTCGGAACCGTAGTTTCATCAACAGGACTCTTCACAGCTGATAATGCAGGAACAACAACAGTCTCTGCCACTTCCGGCGGAAAAACCAGTAATGCTCAGGTAACAGTAACATCAATGCCAATGTCTGAGGCTATGCTTTCTTTGCTGGATCTTGAAGTTAAGAAGTATTCTTCTGGAATCGTTCCGTTATCTATTGGAAACATTTCCAATGGTGAGGGATTTAATGTAACTATATCCTGGGATAGCAAAGTCATAGATGTTAATACAGTGAGGCTGAATGAAACAGCATATGGCAATTTATCATTATACTATGATCTTACTGAGAATTCCGCAGTTATTCAGATCAGTAATCCGGATAAATTCAATACCGTATCTTCAAAACCGGTTGTGGATCTAGTATATAAGGCAGTTGGGAATAAAAATGATTATTCTGAACTTTCTCTCTGTGATGCCTCATGCAGCTGTTCTTTTAATAAATATGAATGCTTCTGCATGGATGGAAGTGTAACAATAGTTGGAATTAAGGGAGATTTCAATGTTAACAATGAGATTGATATTGGTGATTCATGCAGAGTTGCCTATATGGTAGCAGATAAGACTCCGGTTAACATTGAGGCAGATTTCAATAATGATGGGAAAGTGGATGTTGGAGATGCCGCAAAGATTGCATATTTCATAATTGGCAAGATCTCATCTCTCTGA
- a CDS encoding lectin like domain-containing protein — translation MKDILKLVAISIIFVLCLIAPALAVDNVSDLISNQSEVLQPEETMEIFENSTLISHEKNQEFDVNQNSTYPQSEEEVPSVVQVPEIPDEYIMPSGFAPINPEFIEWQMQHKDDNYLFGECNGGSCNPTFADDVFGEVYYTGEIPSPAVISSKKPDLTMISGDDMTIPDDGALPSSYDLRDYGRVTSVKNQGGCGSCWTFATYGSLESYFLVSESETYDFSENNMKNKNGFAALCCAGGNAYKSTAYLTRWDVPDCVSWYTGPVSESDDPYDDSSCLSPSSPEVQKHVQDVFYLYDQPASDNSLAKTMIKNYGALHGHVYWNYTTAINYATSAPSYYFDSSKGMVSNGGHAITLVGWDDLYSKTNFNVQPPGDGAFIAKNSWGTGWGNDGGYFMISYYDQRIKNGMVLFTAEGTENYEKLYDHSPFGYIGSYGAGSTTFKFSNVYTAGGDEKIQAIGFFTNEAGAEYTINVYKNPESGPVNTTAGSLSIKTGTAALAGYHTVKLTTPVDIQTGDKFSVVIEITNPEYNYPACIEYNVANYLTQATSAKGQSYYYNGVSWLDLYDWNPSVSPDFCIKVYTDDYSSESAPVADFSALPVLGTAPLKVAFNDTSTGNPTSWSWNFGDGDTSTLQNPEHTYTESRNYSISLEVSNSAGSDSITKTDYIIVTESTPEPGKISWQKCFGGSDYDYSRSIIQTSDDGYIATGSTESTNGDVFGDHGSTDVWVVKLNSEGVFSWQKCLGGSSADSGNSIAQTTDGGYIVAGTTESYNGDVSGKHSYQDVWVVKLNSAGSMTWQKCLGGTSYDYGKCILQTSDGGYIVAGYTGSLNGDVSGNHGYSDGWVVKLNSTGSLTWQKCLGGSDYDYFKNIVQTSDGGYILVGYTKSTNGDVSGNHGNYDIWVVKLNADGNLLWQRCLGGSNTDEGNIIIQSSDGGYVITGETYSHDGTSNKEDIIVAKLDADGNTLWQKFLGGSLSDIGNSIVQTSDGGYILTGETYSLNGDVSGNHGSSDVWVVKLDSSGNFIWQKCLGGDESDSGESIVQTSDGGYIVAGYTKSTNGDVSGNHGSSDVWVVKLEGNGMPQSEFTASPIAGTKPLEVQFTDESTGNPTSWLWDFGDGDTSTLQNPEHTYTESGNYSVSLEVSNSAGSNSITKTDYISVSGLTPSDGEWTIPLFYEFSSLSGRHTDFRELAFGTKTGATDSYDEGIDTRAAPADPDGYTQYFKLTGSAIKLYKDFRPIIDEGNNENSWTLKLICGDAEEDITREVTLSWDTSELNENVSSLTLNVAGETIDMTTQSSYTFETCDLLNLVEIKAGSTSSIDIPLKNGWNFISIPLSNAIITPGDGVDSTVYLYNSSIQNYNIINVDDMEQLGAGYWVYANKNTSISIVGIPLLEYSSDLKTGWNTIGSLSKETTTAELITDPDNSLGIEFYFYDAEVQNYRTALNIDSGMGIWTWANNDCNLYCS, via the coding sequence ATGAAAGATATTTTAAAATTAGTAGCAATTAGCATAATATTTGTGTTATGCCTGATTGCACCTGCATTAGCGGTTGATAATGTCAGTGATCTGATCAGCAATCAGAGCGAAGTTCTCCAACCTGAGGAAACGATGGAAATATTTGAAAATTCAACATTAATATCTCATGAAAAAAATCAGGAGTTTGATGTCAACCAGAATTCAACATATCCTCAAAGTGAAGAGGAGGTTCCTTCAGTAGTTCAGGTTCCTGAAATTCCGGATGAATATATTATGCCATCCGGATTTGCACCAATAAATCCGGAATTCATTGAGTGGCAGATGCAGCATAAGGATGACAATTATTTATTTGGAGAATGCAATGGTGGTTCATGTAATCCGACATTTGCTGATGATGTGTTCGGGGAGGTGTATTACACCGGAGAAATCCCGTCACCTGCTGTGATCAGTAGTAAAAAACCTGATCTGACCATGATTTCCGGAGATGACATGACAATTCCGGATGATGGGGCACTTCCATCTTCATATGATCTAAGGGATTATGGGAGAGTGACAAGTGTTAAAAACCAGGGTGGCTGCGGAAGCTGCTGGACGTTTGCCACATATGGTTCTCTTGAGTCATATTTTCTGGTGAGTGAATCAGAGACTTATGACTTTTCAGAGAACAACATGAAAAATAAGAATGGGTTTGCAGCTTTATGCTGTGCCGGTGGAAATGCTTACAAGTCAACTGCATACCTGACCAGATGGGATGTTCCTGATTGTGTATCCTGGTACACCGGACCTGTGAGTGAATCTGACGATCCTTATGATGATTCGTCCTGCTTAAGTCCTTCATCTCCGGAAGTTCAGAAGCATGTACAGGATGTCTTTTATCTGTATGATCAGCCTGCCAGTGATAATTCACTTGCAAAAACCATGATTAAAAATTATGGGGCACTGCACGGGCATGTTTACTGGAATTATACAACAGCGATAAATTATGCAACTTCTGCACCATCATATTATTTTGATTCTTCAAAAGGAATGGTAAGTAATGGTGGCCATGCGATCACCCTTGTCGGCTGGGATGATTTGTACAGCAAAACAAACTTCAATGTACAGCCGCCGGGCGATGGTGCATTCATTGCCAAAAATTCCTGGGGAACAGGCTGGGGCAATGACGGGGGATACTTTATGATCTCCTATTATGATCAGAGAATTAAGAATGGAATGGTATTGTTCACCGCTGAAGGGACAGAGAATTACGAAAAATTATATGATCACTCTCCGTTTGGCTATATCGGAAGCTATGGTGCCGGAAGCACAACATTTAAATTTTCAAATGTTTACACGGCAGGCGGAGATGAGAAGATACAGGCTATCGGCTTTTTTACAAACGAAGCCGGTGCAGAGTACACCATAAATGTCTATAAAAACCCGGAATCAGGCCCTGTCAATACAACTGCGGGATCATTATCCATAAAAACCGGCACCGCCGCTCTTGCAGGTTATCATACAGTTAAGCTTACAACACCAGTTGACATACAGACTGGAGATAAGTTTTCGGTTGTAATTGAGATTACAAATCCGGAATATAATTATCCGGCATGTATAGAGTATAATGTCGCAAATTACCTCACACAGGCGACATCAGCTAAAGGGCAGAGTTATTATTATAATGGTGTCTCCTGGCTGGACCTATATGACTGGAATCCTTCTGTCAGCCCGGATTTCTGCATTAAAGTATATACCGATGATTACAGTTCAGAATCTGCTCCTGTGGCAGACTTTTCAGCACTGCCTGTCCTGGGTACGGCACCGCTGAAAGTTGCCTTTAATGATACATCAACCGGAAATCCAACATCGTGGTCATGGAACTTTGGTGATGGTGATACATCAACGCTCCAGAATCCGGAGCATACCTATACTGAATCTAGAAATTATTCTATTTCGCTTGAGGTTTCAAATTCAGCCGGTAGTGACTCCATAACAAAAACTGATTATATCATAGTTACTGAGTCAACACCTGAACCAGGCAAAATAAGTTGGCAGAAATGTTTTGGAGGAAGTGATTATGATTATAGCAGAAGTATCATTCAGACATCCGATGATGGATATATAGCTACAGGTTCAACTGAATCAACCAATGGTGATGTTTTTGGAGATCATGGTAGTACTGATGTGTGGGTTGTAAAACTCAATTCAGAAGGTGTTTTTTCCTGGCAGAAATGTCTTGGTGGAAGTTCCGCTGATTCCGGAAATAGTATTGCTCAGACAACAGATGGGGGGTATATTGTAGCTGGAACTACAGAGTCATATAATGGTGATGTTTCAGGAAAACATAGTTACCAGGATGTATGGGTAGTTAAGCTTAATTCAGCCGGAAGTATGACCTGGCAGAAATGTCTTGGTGGTACCTCCTATGATTATGGTAAATGTATCTTACAAACTTCTGATGGAGGTTATATTGTTGCAGGTTATACGGGTTCATTAAATGGTGATGTTTCCGGTAATCATGGTTATTCTGATGGGTGGGTAGTCAAACTTAATTCAACCGGAAGCCTGACCTGGCAGAAATGTCTTGGAGGGAGTGATTATGATTATTTCAAAAATATTGTACAAACATCAGATGGAGGATATATTCTTGTAGGTTATACAAAATCAACAAATGGCGATGTATCCGGGAATCATGGAAATTATGATATCTGGGTTGTAAAACTAAATGCAGACGGTAATCTGTTATGGCAGAGATGTCTTGGAGGAAGTAATACTGATGAGGGAAATATTATTATACAGTCTTCTGATGGAGGATATGTTATAACAGGAGAAACCTATTCTCATGATGGTACCTCTAATAAAGAAGATATTATCGTAGCTAAACTTGATGCAGATGGAAATACTTTATGGCAGAAATTTTTAGGTGGATCACTGAGTGACATTGGAAATAGTATTGTACAAACATCTGACGGAGGATACATTCTTACAGGTGAAACATATTCATTAAATGGTGATGTTTCCGGCAATCATGGAAGTTCTGATGTATGGGTTGTAAAACTTGATTCTTCAGGTAATTTTATCTGGCAAAAATGCCTTGGAGGGGATGAATCTGATAGCGGTGAAAGTATTGTACAGACATCTGACGGAGGTTATATAGTTGCAGGTTATACAAAATCAACAAATGGCGATGTATCCGGAAATCATGGAAGTTCTGATGTATGGGTTGTAAAGCTCGAAGGAAACGGAATGCCCCAGTCAGAATTTACTGCATCACCAATCGCGGGGACAAAACCTCTGGAAGTTCAGTTTACAGATGAATCTACCGGAAATCCGACATCATGGCTGTGGGATTTTGGTGATGGAGATACATCAACACTACAGAATCCGGAGCACACATACACTGAATCCGGAAATTATTCTGTTTCGCTTGAGGTTTCAAATTCAGCTGGTAGTAACTCCATAACAAAAACTGATTATATCTCAGTTTCAGGTTTAACACCTAGTGATGGGGAGTGGACAATTCCATTGTTTTATGAATTTTCGTCTTTATCAGGACGACATACAGATTTTAGAGAACTTGCATTCGGAACAAAAACCGGTGCAACAGATAGTTATGATGAAGGAATTGATACTCGTGCAGCCCCGGCTGATCCGGATGGTTATACACAGTATTTCAAATTGACAGGTTCTGCAATTAAATTATACAAAGACTTCCGGCCGATCATTGATGAAGGCAATAATGAAAATTCCTGGACATTAAAACTTATCTGTGGGGATGCTGAAGAGGATATAACGAGAGAAGTAACTTTATCCTGGGATACGTCTGAATTAAATGAAAATGTAAGTAGTCTGACTTTGAATGTTGCAGGAGAAACAATTGATATGACTACTCAGTCCTCCTATACATTTGAAACCTGTGATCTATTAAATCTAGTTGAAATTAAAGCAGGTTCTACATCAAGTATAGATATTCCACTGAAAAATGGCTGGAATTTCATCTCGATTCCACTTAGTAATGCTATAATAACTCCTGGAGATGGAGTAGATTCTACAGTGTACCTTTATAATTCTTCAATACAGAATTATAATATTATAAATGTTGATGATATGGAGCAGCTTGGTGCAGGTTACTGGGTTTATGCAAATAAAAATACATCCATAAGTATTGTGGGAATACCGCTTTTAGAATATTCATCCGATCTAAAAACCGGTTGGAATACAATCGGATCTCTTTCAAAGGAAACAACAACAGCTGAATTGATAACAGATCCTGATAATTCACTTGGCATAGAATTTTATTTTTATGATGCCGAAGTTCAAAATTATAGGACCGCCTTGAATATAGATTCTGGAATGGGTATTTGGACATGGGCTAATAATGACTGCAATCTTTACTGCAGTTAA